One Brassica napus cultivar Da-Ae chromosome A5, Da-Ae, whole genome shotgun sequence DNA window includes the following coding sequences:
- the LOC111215781 gene encoding phosphatidate phosphatase PAH1 yields the protein MSLVGRFGSLISQGVYSVATPFHPFGGAIDVIVVQQEDGSFRSTPWYVRFGKFQGVLKGAEKFVKISVNGTEADFHMYLDNSGEAYFIREVDPTAANDNTENNNGNENNGLRLEHSLSDAGAEREGFNSLSRLDRTESDCNRRYYDFQDDDDDDDPPSPTSEYGEGQGSDSEVVLVSVDGRILTAPVSAAEQEAENLRLNTPQFHLAPGDGTEFCEGNTEFASSETSWDAEFISKVESSEKVDSRSRDITVKDSHYTELSQPVDNAKSEEPASTFEAQNLKEGELLLTTITEDVRGEDEVALVDGSESSTTQLTTEEVRITEESRISIDANTESECEDDHTKTSAETSILIESEASERVSIDSTREEDEQLTPSKPTEEDNENRNTMDSVAATSSVDIELKYELSLCKDELRQGMGLTAAAEVFNTHLISIEEYKNSATSILESENLVVRIKETYMPWKKAARIILGKVVFDLDLDIHPDDVISVEENESTKPKDDEETAVTTPSSSGRRWRLWPIPFRRVKTIEHTSSNSSSEEDLFVDSEPGLQNSPEVLSAAESRHESPRRQLVRTNVPTNEQIASLNLKDGQNMITFSFSTRVLGTQQVDAHIYRWRWDTKIVISDVDGTITKSDVLGQFMPLVGKDWTQSGVAKLFSAIKENGYQLLFLSARAIVQAYLTRSFLNNLKQDGKALPNGPVVISPDGLFPALYREVIRRAPHEFKIACLEDIRKLFPKDYNPFYAGFGNRDTDELSYKKLGIPKGKIFIINPKGEVATGHRIDVKKSYTSLHTLVNDMFPPTSLVEQEDYNPWNFWKLPVEEVD from the exons ATGAGTTTGGTCGGAAGATTCGGGAGTTTGATTTCTCAAGGCGTTTACTCCGTCGCCACACCGTTCCACCCCTTCGGTGGCGCCATTGACGTCATCGTCGTCCAACAAGAAGACGGCTCGTTCCGCAGCACTCCTTGGTACGTCAGGTTCGGTAAGTTCCAAGGCGTTCTCAAAGGAGCGGAGAAGTTTGTGAAGATCTCCGTGAATGGCACCGAAGCTGATTTCCACATGTATCTCGACAACTCCGGCGAAGCGTATTTCATCAGAGAGGTTGATCCTACAGCAGCTAATGACAACACAGAGAACAACAATGGTAATGAGAACAACGGTTTACGCCTTGAGCATAGTTTATCTGACGCTGGTGCTGAGAGAGAGGGTTTCAACTCTTTGAGTCGGCTTGATAGGACGGAGTCTGATTGTAACAGGAGGTATTATGATTTccaggatgatgatgatgatgatgatccgcCTTCTCCTACCTCTGAGTATGGGGAGGGTCAAGGATCGGACTCTGAAGTGGTTTTAGTGAGTGTTGATGGGCGTATACTAACGGCTCCTGTCTCGGCGGCGGAGCAGGAGGCTGAGAATCTACGGTTGAATACTCCTCAGTTTCATTTGGCTCCTGGCGATGGGACTGAGTTTTGTGAAGGTAATACTGAGTTTGCTTCCTCTGAGACTTCTTGGGATGCTGAGTTTATCAGCAAAGTAGAGTCATCTGAGAAAGTAGATTCCCGTTCTCGTGATATTACCGTTAAAGATTCTCATTATACCGAACTGTCACAACCTGTCGATAATGCGAAGTCTGAGGAGCCAGCTTCTACTTTTGAGGCTCAGAATCTAAAAGAAGGTGAGCTTCTACTTACTACCATCACAGAAGATGTTAGAGGTGAAGATGAAGTGGCTCTTGTTGATGGTTCTGAATCTTCTACAACCCAACTAACAACAGAAGAAGTGAGAATAACCGAGGAATCAAGGATATCTATTGATGCTAATACGGAGTCAGAATGTGAAGATGACCACACAAAAACTTCTGCAGAAACTTCCATCTTAATAGAGTCAGAAGCATCTGAGAGAGTCTCTATAGATTCAACGAGGGAGGAAGATGAGCAACTAACTCCATCTAAACCAACTGAGGAGGATAACGAGAACAGGAACACTATGGATTCAGTGGCTGCAACTTCTAGTGTGGACATAGAACTGa AGTATGAGCTATCACTTTGCAAGGACGAGCTTCGTCAAGGCATGGGACTCACCGCAGCTGCTGAAGTCTTTAACACGCATCTAATCTCCATAGAAGAATACAAAAACTCAGCAACATCGATCCTCGAAAGCGAAAATCTAGTCGTTAGGATTAAAGAAACATACATGCCGTGGAAGAAAGCTGCTCGAATCATACTTGGAAAGGTTGTGTTTGATCTAGACTTAGATATTCATCCAGACGATGTGATCTCCGTGGAGGAAAACGAATCCACCAAACCAAAGGATGATGAAGAAACTGCAGTAACAACTCCTTCTTCATCTGGAAGAAGGTGGAGACTCTGGCCTATTCCTTTTAGAAGGGTGAAAACGATAGAGCATACGAGTAGCAACTCCTCGAGCGAGGAAGATCTGTTTGTTGATTCTGAGCCTGGCTTGCAGAACTCGCCGGAGGTGCTGTCAGCCGCAGAGAGCCGCCATGAGTCTCCGCGTAGGCAGCTTGTGAGAACCAATGTCCCTACTAATGAGCAGATCGCGTCTCTGAATCTTAAAGATGGTCAGAATATGATCACTTTTAGTTTCTCCACGAGAGTTCTTGGAACACAACAG gttGATGCACATATTTACCGGTGGAGATGGGACACTAAGATTGTAATTTCAGATGTTGATGGAACTATAACTAA ATCTGATGTGCTAGGTCAGTTCATGCCATTGGTTGGAAAGGACTGGACACAATCTGGTGTGGCCAAGCTTTTTTCAGCCATTAAG GAGAATGGGTACCAGCTGCTGTTTCTGAGCGCTCGTGCCATTGTTCAGGCATATCTAACAAGAAGTTTCTTAAATAATCTAAAGCAG GACGGAAAAGCTTTACCAAACGGTCCTGTAGTCATTTCACCAGACGGGCTGTTTCCAGCATTGTACCGTGAAG TGATAAGAAGAGCACCTCACGAATTCAAGATCGCATGTTTGGAG GATATCAGGAAACTCTTCCCAAAGGATTACAACCCGTTCTACGCTGGATTTGGGAACAGAGACACCGATGAGCTGAGTTACAAGAAACTCGGAATCCCCAAGGGAAAGATATTCATTATCAATCCAAAG GGAGAAGTAGCAACAGGACATCGCATAGATGTTAAGAAGTCTTACACATCACTTCATACCCTTGTCAACGACATGTTTCCTCCAACTTCGCTCGTTGAGCAG GAAGATTATAACCCATGGAACTTCTGGAAACTGCCGGTAGAAGAGGTTGACTGA
- the LOC106452749 gene encoding putative pectate lyase 21: protein MGNLHGLHRSHHHNAPFPPSPAPPSSTSPYVPNMTVEPYCHVDSSLRSLAGKAEGFGRAAVGGLNGPVCHVTSLADEGPGSLREACKRPEPLWIVFDVSGTIHLSSFVNVSSHKTVDGRGQRVKITGKGLRLKQSENVIICNLEFEGGVGPDADAIQIKPKSSTIWIDRCTLKNYYDGLIDITRESTDITVSRCHFVNHNKTMLIGADPSHVTDRCIRVTIHHCFFDGTRQRHPRVRFAKIHLFNNYTRNWSIYAVGAGVEAQVYSQCNIYEAGEKKTVFKYITEKAADKEEAEAGFIRSEGDWFLNGAKSCLSHEKEHRVFSPTQHYSGWTVESSTEKLKKYIKHSTGWQNLPLPSDQLPTTA from the exons ATGGGAAACTTACATGGTCTTCACAGATCCCATCACCACAACGCCCCTTTCCCACCCTCTCCAGCTCCTCCATCTTCAACGTCTCCATACGTTCCCAACATGACGGTGGAACCTTATTGCCACGTAGACTCAAGCCTCCGCTCCCTCGCCGGAAAGGCCGAAGGTTTCGGACGCGCCGCCGTTGGTGGTCTTAATGGTCCGGTTTGCCACGTCACTTCTTTAGCTG ACGAAGGTCCAGGATCGTTACGAGAGGCTTGTAAGAGGCCAGAACCGTTATGGATTGTGTTTGATGTGTCTGGAACGATCCATTTATCTTCGTTTGTGAACGTATCATCCCACAAAACGGTGGACGGAAGAGGGCAACGGGTGAAGATAACAGGGAAAGGGTTAAGGCTTAAACAAAGTGAAAACGTTATAATATGTAACCTTGAATTCGAAGGGGGTGTAGGACCAGACGCAGACGCTATTCAGATCAAACCaaaatcaagcaccatttggatTGATCGGTGTACTCTCAAGAATTACTATGATGGTTTGATTGATATCACACGAGAAAGCACTGACATTACTGTCTCAAG ATGTCATTTCGTGAACCACAACAAGACAATGTTGATCGGCGCGGACCCAAGTCACGTGACGGACCGATGCATAAGAGTTACGATTCACCACTGCTTCTTCGACGGTACACGTCAGCGACACCCTCGTGTTCGCTTCGCAAAAATCCATCTCTTCAACAACTACACTCGTAACTGGTCCATCTATGCTGTCGGAGCCGGCGTCGAAGCTCAG GTCTATTCCCAGTGCAACATATATGAAGCTGGTGAGAAGAAGACTGTGTTTAAGTACATCACTGAGAAG GCTGCGGATAAAGAGGAAGCCGAAGCTGGTTTTATAAGATCAGAAGGGGATTGGTTCTTGAACGGCGCCAAGTCGTGTCTTAGCCACGAAAAAGAGCACCGCGTGTTCTCTCCGACTCAACACTATTCTGGATGGACCGTCGAGTCTTCAACAGAGAAACTcaagaaatatattaaacactcGACCGGCTGGCAGAACCTTCCGCTTCCATCTGACCAACTCCCAACCACAGCATAA
- the LOC111215782 gene encoding exocyst complex component EXO70H1-like translates to MRNLCCVAKTSSHHQPPLTLTPRQSLESAAVYGIIESAADIIERWNTETSTYAKVTSMFYENKQEAMVFIHRVKDLQKTMELLVSEDPNSERLVRAQRLMEIAMKRLQKEFYQILSMNRAYLDPESVSTRSSLTSERSSYSDFNDEDSHTGGDSIVEVEEASSKVMTELRSIAECMIGSGYAKECIGIYKSIRKSIIDEGVYRLEVEKITAVKAKRMSWEEIELKIRSWLEAVKVSMETLFKGEKILCDHVFESSDSIRESCFSEISREGAILLFTFPEIVAFRTSKKNPPKEIIFRLLDMYTSVAGNWRAIEAIFSFESTSVVRSQALKSLVSLSESIRSLLLDFESRIHKDSSKVVVHGGGVHPLTLSVMSHISLLADYSNVLVDILAGSPPPDRSLIPESYLNVSDSDDSPSSELVIRFAWLILVLLCKIDRKANYYKDCSVQYLFLTNNLRHVVSRVRSSNLKQLLSDDWVKRHVTKIKQFSDSYKTLAWGPVLATLPENRAVEMSAEEVKDRFEKFSEGFERAYGKQGACVVPDLELKEEIKLSIARKLVPVYREFYNTRRFVILAGAGDVTVVRFTPEDIENHLSNLFSGEGISGSSFVSSPSSCRSR, encoded by the coding sequence ATGAGAAACTTATGTTGTGTCGCCAAAACGTCGTCGCATCATCAACCTCCACTGACTTTAACGCCACGCCAGAGCTTGGAATCGGCGGCTGTCTACGGAATCATCGAATCTGCGGCCGACATAATCGAGAGATGGAACACAGAGACATCCACTTACGCCAAAGTCACTTCCATGTTCTACGAGAACAAACAAGAAGCCATGGTGTTCATCCACCGAGTTAAAGACCTTCAGAAGACGATGGAACTTCTCGTGAGCGAGGATCCAAACTCTGAGAGGCTCGTGAGAGCTCAAAGACTGATGGAGATCGCTATGAAGAGGCTCCAAAAGGAGTTTTACCAGATCTTATCAATGAACCGGGCTTACCTCGATCCAGAATCTGTCTCCACACGATCATCACTCACCTCGGAGAGATCTAGCTACTCAGATTTTAACGACGAAGATTCACACACGGGAGGTGACTCAATCGTTGAAGTAGAAGAGGCTTCTAGTAAGGTCATGACGGAGTTAAGATCCATCGCTGAGTGTATGATCGGTTCCGGCTACGCGAAGGAGTGTATAGGCATATACAAAAGCATCAGAAAGTCTATCATCGACGAAGGTGTTTACCGTCTCGAGGTGGAGAAAATAACCGCGGTTAAAGCGAAGAGAATGTCGTGGGAGGAGATTGAGTTAAAGATCAGAAGCTGGTTAGAGGCGGTGAAAGTCTCCATGGAGACACTCTTCAAAGGAGAGAAGATTCTTTGCGACCACGTCTTCGAATCCTCTGACTCAATCAGAGAGTCTTGCTTTAGTGAAATATCTAGAGAAGGAGCGATTCTTCTCTTCACCTTCCCGGAGATCGTTGCTTTCAGAACAAGCAAGAAGAATCCTCCAAAGGAGATTATTTTCCGGCTGCTTGACATGTACACCTCCGTCGCCGGAAACTGGCGAGCTATCGAAGCAATCTTCTCCTTCGAGTCCACCTCCGTCGTGCGATCTCAAGCGCTTAAGTCTCTCGTCTCTCTCAGCGAATCCATTCGATCGCTGCTTCTTGATTTTGAATCAAGAATCCATAAAGACTCTTCCAAGGTGGTGGTTCACGGTGGAGGAGTGCATCCCCTGACTCTCTCCGTCATGAGCCACATCTCTCTCCTCGCCGACTACAGCAACGTCCTCGTGGACATCCTCGCCGGATCTCCTCCGCCGGACAGATCGCTGATCCCGGAGTCTTACCTCAACGTCTCCGACTCCGACGACTCGCCTTCGTCGGAGCTAGTCATCAGATTCGCATGGCTTATCCTCGTCCTCCTCTGTAAAATCGACCGCAAAGCGAATTACTACAAGGACTGCTCCGTGCAGTATCTCTTCCTCACCAACAACCTCCGTCACGTGGTGTCACGTGTTCGCTCCTCGAACCTAAAGCAGCTCCTCAGCGACGACTGGGTCAAGAGGCATGTCACTAAGATTAAACAGTTCTCCGACAGCTATAAGACACTTGCGTGGGGACCAGTGTTAGCAACCCTACCTGAGAATCGTGCCGTTGAGATGTCGGCTGAGGAAGTGAAGGATAGGTTTGAAAAATTCAGCGAGGGGTTCGAGAGGGCGTACGGTAAGCAAGGTGCATGCGTCGTACCGGATTTAGAGCTAAAGGAGGAGATTAAACTGTCGATTGCGAGAAAGCTGGTGCCAGTTTATCGCGAGTTTTACAACACGAGAAGGTTTGTTATATTGGCGGGAGCTGGTGACGTGACAGTTGTCCGATTTACCCCTGAAGATATTGAAAACCATTTGTCTAATTTGTTCTCAGGGGAAGGTATTTCGGGGAGTTCATTTGTCTCTTCTCCTTCGTCTTGTCGGTCACGGTAA